One Phycisphaera mikurensis NBRC 102666 DNA window includes the following coding sequences:
- a CDS encoding acyl carrier protein has translation MEEAAIREKVYEIVAEQMGVEKSEINDSTNFVNDLNADSLDTVELVMEFEDEFETSIPDEEAEKIQTVGQAIEFIKKNSDA, from the coding sequence ATGGAAGAAGCCGCCATCCGCGAAAAGGTCTACGAGATCGTTGCCGAACAGATGGGCGTCGAGAAGTCGGAGATCAACGACTCGACCAACTTCGTGAACGACCTCAACGCCGACTCGCTCGACACGGTGGAGCTGGTCATGGAGTTCGAGGACGAGTTTGAGACGTCGATCCCCGACGAAGAGGCCGAGAAGATCCAGACCGTCGGCCAGGCGATCGAGTTCATCAAGAAGAACTCGGACGCCTGA
- a CDS encoding IS630 family transposase, translated as MWCIPPEQSAAFVAAMEAVLCLYALAYDPALPVVCMDEQPKQLIGETRRRFTDSTGRRIEDHEYVRHGTCNLWMFTEPLAGWRDVRTSRRRTAADWAHQIQALVDAPRYESATRIRLVCDNLNTHRIASLYEAFEAAEARRIAERIELVHTPAHGSWLNIAECELSVLSRQCLGRRIDTIQEIDREARAWAAARNQSQRGVHWQFTADDARIKLLSLYPRIAA; from the coding sequence ATGTGGTGCATCCCGCCGGAGCAGTCCGCGGCGTTCGTGGCGGCCATGGAGGCGGTGCTGTGCCTGTACGCGCTCGCCTACGACCCGGCGTTGCCGGTGGTGTGCATGGACGAGCAGCCCAAGCAGCTCATCGGCGAGACCCGCCGCCGCTTCACCGACTCCACCGGCCGTCGGATCGAGGACCACGAGTACGTGCGGCACGGCACCTGCAACCTGTGGATGTTCACCGAGCCGTTGGCTGGGTGGCGGGACGTTCGGACCAGTCGGCGACGCACCGCGGCGGACTGGGCCCACCAGATCCAGGCGTTGGTGGACGCCCCGCGTTATGAGTCAGCGACGCGGATCCGCCTGGTGTGCGACAACCTGAACACCCACAGGATCGCGTCGTTGTACGAAGCATTTGAGGCAGCAGAGGCGCGGCGGATCGCTGAGCGGATCGAGCTGGTGCACACGCCGGCCCACGGTTCGTGGCTGAACATCGCCGAGTGCGAACTGAGTGTGCTCTCAAGGCAATGCCTCGGCCGACGGATCGACACCATCCAGGAGATCGATCGCGAGGCCCGAGCCTGGGCGGCCGCTCGCAACCAGAGCCAGCGAGGCGTGCACTGGCAGTTCACCGCCGATGACGCCCGGATCAAGCTGCTGAGCCTCTACCCGCGGATCGCGGCGTGA
- a CDS encoding sulfatase, whose translation MNILYLDLDALNPLHLGCYGYHRNTSPNIDAVAAAGVRFDQVYCSDAPCLPSRTALYQGRFGIHTGVVGHGGLAADPKREGAGRGFRSTYEEDSFPRQLQKRGFHTAMISPFGQRHAAHQYYAGFHEIHNTGEGGSEPVEVVEPVLDRWLDANAAKDRWYLHLNFWDIHTNYRTPLSYGNPFEGEPIADWYTDGLIAEHARRGGPHSSQDLSMYHDADVDRYPRLPLRITDRASLTRWIDGYDVAIRYVDDALGRLFDRLKEAGVWESTAVIVSADHGENQGDLGIYGEHATADRGTCHIPMIVRWPGAAEGVRDDALHYHLDWAPTCLELLADAGVEGPEAPGVWDGESYAATLRDGTAAGRDTLVVSQCAHVCQRSARWDDGAHRWLYMRTYDDGLQPFPKHMLFDLAADPHEQNDLAASRPGVVREGAARLLDWHDDAMAAVVRDGPDVVDPMYTVLSEGGPYHGRTDVYGRPVDLAAYARRLRETGRPEAAEDYQRRAAAAPAR comes from the coding sequence TTGAACATCCTCTACCTCGACCTCGACGCCCTCAACCCGCTGCACCTGGGCTGCTACGGCTACCACCGGAACACGTCGCCCAACATCGACGCGGTGGCCGCGGCCGGCGTCCGTTTCGACCAGGTCTACTGCTCCGATGCGCCGTGCCTGCCGTCGCGCACGGCGCTGTACCAGGGCCGCTTCGGGATCCACACCGGCGTGGTCGGGCACGGCGGGTTGGCGGCGGATCCCAAACGGGAGGGGGCGGGGCGGGGCTTCCGCTCGACCTACGAGGAGGACAGCTTCCCGCGGCAGCTTCAGAAGCGTGGCTTCCACACGGCGATGATTTCGCCCTTCGGGCAGCGCCACGCGGCGCACCAGTACTACGCCGGCTTCCACGAGATCCACAACACCGGCGAGGGCGGGAGCGAGCCGGTGGAGGTGGTGGAGCCGGTCCTGGACCGCTGGCTCGACGCGAACGCGGCGAAGGACCGCTGGTACCTGCACCTGAACTTCTGGGACATCCACACCAACTACCGAACGCCGCTGAGCTACGGCAACCCCTTCGAGGGCGAGCCGATCGCCGACTGGTACACGGACGGGTTGATCGCCGAGCACGCGAGACGGGGCGGGCCTCACTCTTCGCAGGACCTCAGCATGTACCACGACGCGGACGTCGACCGGTACCCGCGGCTGCCGCTTCGCATCACCGATCGAGCGAGCCTCACGAGGTGGATCGACGGCTACGACGTGGCGATCCGCTACGTCGACGACGCGCTCGGGCGGCTGTTCGACCGGCTCAAGGAGGCCGGCGTCTGGGAGTCCACGGCGGTCATCGTCTCGGCCGATCACGGCGAGAACCAGGGCGACCTGGGGATCTACGGCGAGCACGCGACCGCCGACCGCGGGACGTGCCACATCCCGATGATCGTGCGGTGGCCGGGGGCGGCGGAGGGCGTCCGCGACGATGCGTTGCACTACCACCTGGACTGGGCGCCGACGTGCCTGGAGCTGCTGGCGGACGCGGGCGTGGAGGGGCCGGAGGCGCCGGGCGTGTGGGACGGCGAGAGCTACGCCGCGACGCTGCGGGACGGGACCGCCGCCGGCCGCGACACCCTGGTGGTGTCGCAGTGCGCGCACGTGTGCCAGCGGTCCGCACGCTGGGACGACGGCGCGCACCGCTGGCTCTACATGCGGACCTACGACGACGGTCTGCAGCCGTTCCCCAAGCACATGCTCTTCGACCTCGCGGCCGACCCGCACGAGCAGAACGACCTGGCGGCGAGCCGACCCGGCGTCGTGCGGGAGGGCGCAGCCCGGCTGCTGGATTGGCACGACGACGCGATGGCGGCGGTGGTGCGGGACGGCCCGGACGTCGTCGACCCGATGTACACCGTGCTCTCCGAGGGCGGGCCGTACCACGGGCGGACCGACGTGTACGGCCGTCCGGTCGACCTGGCGGCATACGCCCGGCGGCTGCGGGAGACGGGCCGCCCGGAGGCGGCGGAGGATTACCAACGTCGCGCCGCCGCCGCGCCGGCCCGCTGA
- a CDS encoding PilZ domain-containing protein, whose protein sequence is MPATEESAESLPPAPLPFAPHAAARRQERLKLPAMYTQVRAKQPGAARYTLSGHLYDVSMTGLRFELDEPLPAGQHLHFRVQLPGEEQATVRLEGSIVRLHDESNEPGPVRMGAQIVKFLWPTDRTILEDYLQARGVSTGGESTMRLAA, encoded by the coding sequence ATGCCCGCCACCGAAGAATCCGCCGAATCCCTCCCGCCCGCCCCGCTGCCCTTCGCCCCGCACGCGGCGGCGCGTCGGCAGGAGCGGCTGAAGCTGCCCGCGATGTACACCCAGGTCCGGGCGAAGCAGCCCGGGGCCGCGCGGTACACGCTGTCGGGCCACCTCTACGACGTGTCGATGACGGGCCTCCGCTTCGAGCTCGACGAGCCGCTGCCCGCCGGCCAGCACCTGCACTTCCGCGTGCAGCTGCCCGGCGAGGAGCAGGCGACCGTCCGCCTGGAAGGCTCGATCGTCCGCCTGCACGACGAGAGCAACGAGCCCGGGCCGGTTCGCATGGGGGCGCAGATCGTGAAGTTCCTCTGGCCGACCGACCGGACGATCCTCGAGGACTACCTGCAGGCCCGAGGCGTCTCCACCGGCGGCGAGAGCACGATGCGCCTCGCGGCCTAG
- a CDS encoding sialate O-acetylesterase: protein MPKPLRPAVLSLLLCGPAAALTLHPTLGSHAVLQRDRAVPVFGSDVPGSRVRVTLLDGGRELASAEAITRDDGRFAVELPPQPAGGPYAIDVVRLPAAGLSEVAQRIDDVLFGEVWVASGQSNMQWPVSRSDGGGAADAEPIAGVRHLQVERTAAPKPADAPSSAAWRRTEPGHTAGFSAVAHHFARELHAEAGVPVGILHASWGGTPAAAWTPRPALRSTPETAPLIEADDAAAATPHDAAARAEALAAWEARHAPGGPESPRWLDPGLEPGEIRYAATAYDDGDWAPVDLPVSIESLPGADPAGVDGAAWFRKRVALPAALRGRALTLRLGRIDDADTAFVDGVEVGRTPQTLPRPYAVERAYAVPAAATGDGELVIAVRVFDDYGEGGFTGRREDLRLGAEGVAPLAIADGWRARITGPRKPLGRPVVAPPGEPGPPAQNRPAFLYNGMIAGLTRTPVAGIIWYQGESDAGEPERYRTLFPLLIRSWREAWGRPALPFLFVQLARFRAPLGEAFRDDGWGPIRDAQAHANATVPATGMAVILDLDDPDFNDIHPGNKTDVGRRLARLALRDVYGRDVAAEGPRVAGVVRRGRAAVVRFDAAAPPLRTDDGAAPAEFWLRAADGTIARAAAAIEPAGDALRLTAPGVDEPVEVIYAWATNPIGVNLTDGTGLPTAPFRLPIAD, encoded by the coding sequence ATGCCGAAGCCGCTCCGTCCGGCCGTTCTCTCGCTCCTGCTCTGCGGCCCCGCGGCCGCGCTCACGCTCCACCCGACCCTCGGCAGCCACGCCGTGCTGCAGCGGGACCGGGCGGTGCCGGTCTTCGGGTCCGACGTCCCGGGCAGCCGGGTCCGCGTGACGCTGCTCGACGGCGGGCGCGAGCTGGCCTCGGCGGAGGCCATCACCCGCGACGACGGCCGCTTCGCGGTGGAGCTCCCGCCGCAGCCGGCGGGCGGGCCGTACGCGATCGACGTGGTCCGCTTGCCCGCGGCGGGACTCTCCGAGGTGGCGCAGCGGATCGACGACGTGCTCTTCGGCGAGGTCTGGGTCGCCTCGGGCCAGAGCAACATGCAGTGGCCCGTCTCCCGCTCCGACGGCGGCGGGGCCGCGGACGCGGAGCCGATCGCCGGCGTGCGTCACCTGCAGGTCGAGCGGACCGCGGCGCCGAAGCCCGCCGACGCGCCCTCGTCCGCGGCCTGGCGGAGGACCGAGCCGGGCCACACCGCCGGCTTCAGCGCCGTCGCCCACCACTTCGCCCGCGAGCTGCACGCCGAGGCCGGCGTGCCCGTGGGCATCCTCCACGCCAGCTGGGGCGGCACGCCCGCCGCCGCCTGGACGCCGCGGCCCGCGCTGCGCAGCACGCCGGAGACCGCGCCGCTGATCGAAGCGGACGACGCGGCGGCCGCCACGCCCCACGACGCCGCGGCCCGGGCGGAGGCGCTCGCCGCCTGGGAAGCCCGCCACGCCCCCGGCGGGCCCGAGTCGCCGCGTTGGCTGGATCCGGGCCTGGAGCCCGGCGAGATCCGCTACGCCGCCACCGCGTACGACGACGGCGACTGGGCCCCCGTGGACCTTCCGGTCTCGATCGAGTCGCTTCCAGGGGCCGATCCCGCCGGCGTCGATGGAGCCGCCTGGTTCCGCAAGCGGGTCGCGCTCCCCGCGGCTCTGCGCGGGCGAGCCCTGACGCTGCGCCTCGGCCGGATCGACGACGCCGACACCGCCTTCGTCGACGGGGTGGAGGTCGGCCGCACGCCGCAGACGCTGCCCAGGCCCTACGCCGTCGAGCGGGCGTACGCGGTGCCCGCGGCCGCCACCGGGGACGGCGAGCTGGTGATCGCGGTCCGCGTCTTCGACGACTACGGCGAAGGCGGCTTCACCGGGCGGCGCGAGGATCTCCGGCTCGGTGCGGAGGGCGTCGCCCCGCTCGCGATCGCGGACGGCTGGCGGGCCCGGATCACCGGCCCGCGCAAGCCGCTGGGGCGGCCGGTGGTGGCACCGCCCGGGGAGCCGGGGCCGCCCGCGCAGAACCGCCCCGCCTTCCTCTACAACGGCATGATCGCCGGCCTCACCCGCACGCCCGTCGCCGGGATCATCTGGTACCAGGGAGAGAGCGACGCCGGCGAGCCGGAGCGGTACCGGACGCTGTTCCCGCTGCTGATCCGCAGCTGGCGCGAAGCCTGGGGCCGGCCCGCGCTGCCCTTCCTCTTCGTCCAGCTCGCCCGCTTCCGCGCCCCGCTCGGCGAGGCGTTCCGCGATGACGGCTGGGGCCCGATCCGCGACGCCCAGGCCCACGCCAACGCGACCGTCCCGGCCACCGGCATGGCCGTGATCCTCGACCTCGACGACCCCGACTTCAACGACATCCACCCCGGCAACAAGACCGACGTCGGCCGGCGGCTCGCCCGCCTGGCCCTCCGCGACGTGTACGGGCGGGACGTCGCCGCCGAAGGTCCGCGCGTGGCCGGCGTCGTGCGCCGCGGGCGAGCCGCCGTCGTCCGCTTCGACGCCGCCGCCCCCCCGCTCCGCACCGACGACGGCGCCGCCCCCGCCGAGTTCTGGCTGCGTGCCGCCGACGGCACGATCGCCCGCGCCGCGGCCGCGATCGAGCCCGCCGGCGACGCCCTCCGCCTGACCGCCCCCGGCGTCGACGAGCCCGTCGAGGTGATCTACGCGTGGGCCACCAACCCCATCGGCGTCAACCTCACCGACGGCACCGGCCTGCCCACCGCCCCCTTCCGCCTCCCGATCGCGGACTGA
- a CDS encoding Sec-independent protein translocase subunit TatA/TatB has protein sequence MLPTPLALLGPIGTPEMIVIGIVGLLIFGRRLPEVGKSLGKGIVEFKKGLSGIEDELSADQKAVSGGHTSVTVDNQRPIPSLEKEPSSAPATEEQPAAATRHPA, from the coding sequence ATGCTTCCCACCCCCCTCGCCCTCCTCGGCCCCATCGGCACGCCGGAGATGATCGTCATCGGCATCGTCGGCCTGCTCATCTTCGGGCGGCGGCTTCCTGAGGTCGGCAAGTCTCTTGGGAAGGGCATCGTCGAGTTCAAGAAGGGGCTCTCCGGCATCGAGGACGAGCTCTCGGCCGATCAGAAAGCCGTCAGCGGCGGCCACACGAGCGTGACCGTCGACAACCAGCGGCCCATCCCATCGCTCGAGAAGGAGCCCTCCTCGGCCCCCGCGACCGAGGAGCAGCCCGCGGCGGCGACGCGGCATCCCGCTTGA
- a CDS encoding polysaccharide biosynthesis protein codes for MNAPTQRGSAAGPAPRERVLLVGLASTLPPLRAAMEADPAGPVPVAECCVAGAGAGDPVGVARRAGATRAILCLPASLGGRAARVGEALAAAGLPWVGVRPLREQLADAADRPGAGELDLAALTDRAPRPLDEALLGPLLRGRRVLVTGAGGSIGAELCRVIAAWRPSVLHAVERSENALFEVERELVRRFPGLPLAAVLHDVTQAERTHDLLQRLRPDLVVHAAAHKHVGMMEGHPAEAIENNLYGTRSVAAAADACGADRFVMISTDKAVNPTSVMGASKRLAERDVLGRDATSRTRMCTVRFGNVLGSACSVLPIWEDQLRRGGPLEVTDKRMLRYFMTIPEAAGLVLTAAALSGASGPAGGRRGGETFLLDMGEPVRIVDLAHRFLRQRGVEPGVDVAIRFTGARPGEKLFEELAHNADEVIPTAHPGIRVWRTAAVPASAQRATSRLDALRRRAGLAAPPWRGVSAAEAGAALRAAVPEMSGGAGGGAGAAQPVRLFAPPVHALAG; via the coding sequence ATGAACGCACCGACGCAACGCGGATCCGCCGCCGGACCGGCGCCGCGTGAGCGAGTGCTGCTGGTGGGGCTCGCCTCGACGCTGCCGCCGCTGCGCGCGGCGATGGAGGCCGATCCCGCCGGCCCGGTCCCCGTGGCGGAGTGTTGCGTGGCCGGTGCCGGGGCGGGCGATCCGGTCGGAGTGGCCCGCCGCGCGGGCGCCACCCGGGCGATCCTCTGCCTGCCGGCCTCGCTCGGCGGCCGCGCGGCGCGGGTGGGGGAAGCGCTGGCGGCGGCCGGGTTGCCGTGGGTCGGCGTCCGCCCGCTCCGCGAGCAGCTCGCCGACGCGGCCGACCGCCCCGGGGCGGGCGAGCTGGACCTGGCGGCGCTCACCGACCGGGCGCCGCGCCCGCTCGACGAGGCGCTGCTCGGGCCGCTGCTGCGCGGCCGCCGCGTGCTGGTCACCGGGGCGGGCGGGTCGATCGGGGCCGAGCTCTGCCGGGTGATCGCCGCGTGGCGGCCGTCCGTCCTGCACGCGGTGGAGCGTTCCGAGAACGCCCTCTTCGAGGTCGAGCGCGAGCTGGTCCGCCGCTTCCCGGGGTTGCCGCTGGCCGCGGTGCTGCACGACGTGACGCAGGCCGAGCGGACCCACGACCTGCTCCAGCGGCTCCGGCCGGACCTGGTCGTCCACGCGGCGGCCCACAAGCACGTGGGGATGATGGAGGGCCACCCCGCCGAGGCGATCGAGAACAACCTGTACGGCACGCGCAGCGTCGCGGCCGCGGCCGACGCCTGCGGGGCCGACCGCTTCGTCATGATCTCGACGGACAAGGCGGTCAACCCGACCTCGGTCATGGGGGCGAGCAAGCGGCTGGCGGAGCGCGACGTGCTCGGCCGCGACGCGACCAGCCGCACGCGGATGTGCACCGTCCGCTTCGGCAACGTGCTGGGTTCGGCCTGCTCGGTGCTGCCGATCTGGGAGGACCAGCTGCGCCGCGGCGGCCCGCTGGAGGTGACCGACAAGCGGATGCTCCGCTACTTCATGACGATCCCCGAGGCCGCGGGGCTGGTGCTGACCGCCGCGGCGCTGTCGGGCGCCTCCGGTCCGGCCGGCGGACGCCGCGGGGGCGAAACCTTTCTCCTGGACATGGGCGAGCCGGTGCGGATCGTGGACCTCGCCCACCGCTTCCTGCGGCAGCGGGGGGTGGAGCCCGGCGTCGACGTCGCCATCCGCTTCACCGGCGCCCGCCCGGGAGAGAAGCTCTTCGAGGAGCTCGCGCACAACGCCGACGAGGTCATCCCCACCGCCCACCCCGGCATCCGCGTCTGGCGTACCGCGGCGGTTCCCGCTTCGGCCCAGCGGGCGACGTCGCGGCTGGACGCGCTGCGTCGCCGCGCCGGCCTCGCGGCCCCGCCCTGGCGCGGCGTGTCCGCGGCCGAGGCGGGCGCGGCGCTGCGGGCGGCGGTCCCGGAGATGAGCGGCGGGGCGGGCGGCGGGGCGGGCGCGGCGCAGCCGGTCAGGCTCTTCGCGCCGCCCGTCCACGCCCTCGCCGGCTGA
- a CDS encoding helix-turn-helix domain-containing protein gives MAAKLKNRKLYHVHLTDDEREQLTTLVRSGRVAGWKIQRAQALLKCDESPGAPAWTDEQIAEAFDAGVRTVEGWRKKAVEEGPLSLLERKPQDRAMQRKLDGVGEAQLVTIACSDPPEGHDRWSLRLLAGRLVELKVVDSISREAVRCALQKTV, from the coding sequence ATGGCTGCGAAGCTCAAGAATCGGAAGCTCTACCACGTCCACCTCACCGACGACGAGCGGGAGCAGCTGACCACGCTGGTCCGCAGCGGCCGCGTCGCCGGCTGGAAGATCCAGCGGGCGCAAGCCCTGCTCAAGTGCGACGAATCGCCCGGCGCTCCGGCCTGGACCGACGAGCAGATCGCCGAGGCTTTCGACGCGGGTGTCCGCACTGTGGAGGGCTGGCGGAAGAAGGCTGTCGAGGAAGGTCCGCTCTCGTTGCTCGAACGCAAGCCTCAAGACCGCGCGATGCAACGCAAGCTCGACGGCGTAGGCGAAGCTCAGCTGGTGACGATCGCCTGCTCGGACCCGCCCGAGGGCCATGATCGCTGGAGCCTCCGCCTCCTGGCCGGCCGGCTGGTGGAGCTGAAGGTGGTGGACTCGATCAGCCGCGAAGCGGTGCGGTGCGCTCTTCAAAAAACGGTCTGA
- the fabF gene encoding beta-ketoacyl-ACP synthase II, with amino-acid sequence MDKRRVVVTGLGWVTSLGLGVDEVFEKMVAGTSGIGPITKFDTTDFNTKFGGQVQDWDGPPVIEGVERSRYAKKMDRFAQFALNAGVEAVLDSGIDLAKEDPWRCGAIVGSGVGGIEEFADGHEKLLKKGPSRVSPFMVPKLMCNAAAGHLSIHYGIKGPNSAISTACASGAHSIGAARDAIRFDQADVMIAGGAEAALTPLGTSCFMALKALSRRNDDPQAASRPFDVDRDGFVLAEGAGLVVLEEYEHARARGAKIYCELMGFGQTADGTHITAPPEDGHAVAHAMERALRDAALDPEDIDYVNPHATSTPLGDLAETNAIKAVLGESTKTPVSATKSMTGHSLGAAGGIEAVIVAKSLQTGKICPTINLDRPSPGCDLDYVPGSGRDADLKYALSNSFGFGGHNVTLVFGKV; translated from the coding sequence ATGGACAAGCGTCGCGTCGTCGTCACCGGACTCGGTTGGGTCACTTCTCTGGGCCTCGGCGTGGACGAGGTCTTCGAGAAGATGGTGGCCGGGACCTCGGGCATCGGCCCCATCACCAAGTTCGACACCACCGACTTCAACACGAAGTTCGGCGGCCAGGTGCAGGACTGGGACGGCCCGCCGGTCATCGAGGGCGTCGAGCGCTCCCGCTACGCCAAGAAGATGGACCGCTTTGCGCAGTTCGCCCTGAACGCCGGCGTCGAAGCGGTGTTGGATTCCGGCATCGATCTCGCGAAGGAAGATCCCTGGCGCTGCGGCGCCATCGTCGGCTCGGGCGTCGGCGGCATCGAGGAGTTCGCCGATGGCCACGAGAAGCTGCTCAAGAAGGGGCCCTCCCGCGTGAGCCCCTTCATGGTGCCCAAGCTGATGTGCAACGCCGCGGCGGGGCACCTCTCGATCCACTACGGCATCAAGGGCCCCAACTCCGCCATCTCCACCGCCTGCGCCTCCGGGGCCCACTCCATCGGGGCCGCCCGCGACGCCATCCGCTTCGACCAGGCCGACGTGATGATCGCCGGCGGCGCCGAGGCCGCGTTGACGCCGCTGGGCACCTCGTGCTTCATGGCGCTCAAGGCGTTGTCGCGCCGCAACGACGACCCGCAGGCGGCCTCGCGGCCCTTCGACGTCGACCGGGACGGCTTCGTGCTCGCCGAGGGGGCCGGCCTGGTGGTGCTCGAGGAGTACGAGCACGCGCGTGCCCGCGGCGCGAAGATCTACTGCGAGCTCATGGGCTTCGGGCAGACCGCCGACGGCACGCACATCACCGCGCCGCCGGAGGACGGCCACGCCGTCGCCCACGCGATGGAGCGGGCGCTGCGGGATGCGGCGCTGGATCCCGAGGACATCGACTACGTCAACCCGCACGCGACCAGCACCCCGCTGGGCGACCTCGCGGAGACCAACGCGATCAAGGCGGTGCTCGGCGAGAGCACGAAAACGCCGGTGTCCGCCACGAAGAGCATGACCGGCCACTCGCTGGGCGCCGCCGGCGGCATCGAGGCGGTGATCGTCGCCAAGTCGCTGCAGACCGGGAAGATCTGCCCGACCATCAACCTCGACCGGCCCAGCCCCGGCTGCGACCTCGACTACGTGCCTGGTTCCGGCCGCGACGCCGACCTCAAGTACGCGCTGTCGAACAGCTTCGGCTTCGGCGGCCACAACGTGACGCTGGTGTTCGGGAAGGTGTGA
- the fabG gene encoding 3-oxoacyl-[acyl-carrier-protein] reductase, with the protein MPSTPTPTLRIALVTGASRGIGAAIAHALAARGDHVVCVARNQDRLDGVVGAIREAGGQASSRTCDIADGEALAALVEGVNEEHGRLDVLVNNAGITRDNLLLRMSDAEWDDVVSTNLRSVFVACRAGAKAMLSNRYGRIVNVGSVSGVAGNAGQSNYAAAKAGLIGFTKSLSKEVGKRGITANVVAPGFIRTDMTENLPEKIKEGVKSATSLARMGEPEEIAAAVEFLTGERAGYVTGQVLVVDGGMI; encoded by the coding sequence ATGCCCTCCACCCCCACCCCAACCTTAAGAATCGCCCTCGTCACCGGCGCCTCCCGCGGCATCGGCGCCGCCATCGCCCACGCCCTGGCCGCCCGCGGCGACCACGTCGTCTGCGTGGCCCGCAACCAGGACAGGCTCGACGGGGTCGTCGGGGCGATCCGGGAAGCGGGGGGGCAGGCCTCGTCCCGCACCTGCGACATCGCCGACGGCGAAGCCCTCGCCGCGCTGGTCGAGGGCGTGAACGAGGAGCACGGCCGCCTCGACGTGCTCGTCAACAACGCCGGCATCACCCGCGACAACCTGCTGCTGCGCATGTCCGACGCGGAATGGGACGACGTCGTCTCCACCAACCTGCGCAGCGTCTTCGTCGCCTGCCGCGCGGGGGCCAAGGCGATGCTCTCCAACCGCTACGGCCGCATCGTCAACGTCGGCAGCGTCTCGGGCGTCGCCGGCAATGCCGGCCAGAGCAACTACGCCGCCGCCAAGGCCGGCCTCATCGGCTTCACCAAGTCGCTCTCCAAGGAGGTCGGCAAGCGCGGCATCACCGCGAACGTCGTCGCCCCGGGCTTCATCCGGACCGACATGACCGAGAACCTGCCCGAGAAGATCAAGGAAGGCGTGAAGTCCGCCACCTCGCTGGCCCGCATGGGCGAGCCCGAGGAGATCGCCGCCGCGGTGGAGTTCCTCACCGGCGAGCGGGCGGGCTACGTCACGGGCCAGGTGCTGGTGGTTGATGGCGGCATGATCTGA
- the trhA gene encoding PAQR family membrane homeostasis protein TrhA produces MRLSRWFPNPQLPSSPTPAEERANLASHAAAAVLAALAGVWLAVGSPSAAPPVLVWTGVFFALAMAVTFAASAAYHLHAEGPRKDRARRADHAMIYAAIAATYTPFAVAVIGGAVGLGLAATQWTLAAVGVWICLRHFHRFGWVQLGLKLAMGWMMLPVAGPAVAAIPPASLAWLLAGGVVYTVGVVFFLMEGLPFNHAIWHGFVVGGAGCHLVAVERAIAAAAAG; encoded by the coding sequence ATGCGGCTGTCGAGATGGTTCCCCAACCCGCAGCTGCCCAGCTCGCCGACGCCCGCGGAGGAGCGGGCGAACCTCGCCTCGCACGCGGCGGCGGCGGTGCTGGCGGCACTCGCCGGCGTCTGGCTGGCGGTCGGCTCGCCGTCGGCCGCGCCGCCGGTGCTCGTCTGGACGGGCGTGTTCTTCGCTCTCGCCATGGCGGTCACCTTCGCCGCGTCGGCGGCGTACCACCTGCACGCGGAGGGCCCGCGGAAGGACCGCGCCCGCCGCGCCGACCACGCGATGATCTACGCCGCGATCGCGGCGACGTACACGCCCTTCGCGGTGGCGGTGATCGGCGGGGCGGTGGGGCTGGGCCTCGCCGCCACGCAGTGGACGCTCGCCGCCGTCGGCGTCTGGATCTGTTTGCGGCACTTCCACCGCTTCGGGTGGGTGCAGCTGGGGCTGAAGCTGGCGATGGGCTGGATGATGCTGCCGGTCGCGGGCCCGGCCGTCGCGGCGATCCCGCCCGCGTCGCTGGCCTGGCTGCTGGCCGGCGGCGTCGTCTACACCGTCGGCGTCGTCTTCTTCCTGATGGAGGGCTTGCCCTTCAACCACGCGATCTGGCACGGCTTCGTGGTGGGCGGGGCGGGGTGCCACCTGGTCGCGGTGGAGCGGGCGATCGCGGCCGCCGCGGCCGGCTAG